The genomic window GCCTGCTAAAGATGAAGATGTTACCATTATTCCTGGCGTAAACGACAACGCCTTTGATGCTCAAAAACATCTGATCGTTTCTTTGGGTAGTTGTACGACCAATGCACTGTTGCCTATGCTCAAAGTTATGCAGGAAACCTTTGGCATCGAAAATGCGATGATGACCACCACGCACGCCTACACCAATTCACAAGTACTGCTTGATCTTGAAGGTCGCGATTTGCGCATGGCGCGGGCAGCGGCAATTAATATTATTCCCACCACCACTGGTGCTATGAAAGTCGTGGGCAAAATTATGCCAGAAATTGCTGATCGCATTCAAGGCATGGCAATGCGTGTTCCGGTTGCTAAAGTTTCACTCATCGACCTTACGGTTATTACCAAAAAATCAATCACGGTTGCAGCCATTAACGCAGCGTTTACCAAAGCTGCACAAGGTTCACTAAAAAATATTCTAGAAGTTACTGCTGAGCAGTTAGTTTCCAGTGATTTTTGTGGCAATGATCATTCTGTTATTATTGACACACTGTTGACCGCAACAGCGGGTGATACTATGGCCAAAGTATTTGGTTGGTACGATAATGAATGGGGTTACAGTGTGCGACTCAAGGATTTCTTGGTAAAAAATAGTTAAAAACAAGAGAAAAGGCTGTTATTTAGGGGCTTTTGCATTTTATTGCTCAGGATCTATACTGATAGTAGAAGGTGAAAGTCTTTTTTCTATTTGTACTATTGAATCTGTAGGGGTATTCCATGACTAGTAGTTCTATCAATCAAAAAGGGCTAGCGATTATTCTGAGTTGTGTAGCTCTGCAAGCAAGTGCTTTGCGTACCGAGTATGTTTTTAAGGGTGCGGGAATCGATAAAAGCGATGTTGCATTGACTCTTGTTCGTGGCGATATCACCAAGCAAAACGATGTCCAGATAATCGTCAATGCTGCCAACAAAACATTGCTTGGTGGTGCTGGGGTTGATGGTGCGATTCACGCTGCGGCCGGTTACG from Candidatus Dependentiae bacterium includes these protein-coding regions:
- the gap gene encoding type I glyceraldehyde-3-phosphate dehydrogenase; the encoded protein is MIRIAINGFGRIGRNFLRALLLDKEALKKIEIVAINIGPSAIEHVAHMFKYDSLMGTYQGSVAIEGSSLVVNGNRIQVLAQADPVLLDWNKLAIDWVVDCSGRFTKRADATKHIQAGAKHVLISAPAKDEDVTIIPGVNDNAFDAQKHLIVSLGSCTTNALLPMLKVMQETFGIENAMMTTTHAYTNSQVLLDLEGRDLRMARAAAINIIPTTTGAMKVVGKIMPEIADRIQGMAMRVPVAKVSLIDLTVITKKSITVAAINAAFTKAAQGSLKNILEVTAEQLVSSDFCGNDHSVIIDTLLTATAGDTMAKVFGWYDNEWGYSVRLKDFLVKNS